The DNA sequence AGATATATTGTAAAGGCACAAAGTAAAAGAACTAAAAAGAGAGGTAAAGGAAAATAAGGATGCAATCCTTGTTTCAGTGAAAGCAtaacaaaataaagaatatttaaCGTAAATATCGAAATTCAAATATCTAACGTTTTTATAAACCTGTTATACCTTTGTAGTGATCTTACAAACGCGTATTCATAATCTTagcacaaaagaaaaaaaaacagattcatTGCAACCAATTTATTGATAATAAGATATTCATATGTGGAAGAAATTGAGAACAACTCTCAGTtataaaggaaaccctaatgATGCTGCGGGTCGGATCCTCCTGGGCTTAACCTCTCCAGAGATTTTTCCTGCCTGCCACTGCCCCCGGTAGCTTGACCATCTGCTACAGTTGGGGTTGTCGCCTCATTAGATGTGCTTAACTCTCTTACCTTTACCCCGACGGGAGTCTTCTCAAGAGGGCGGGTTCCGGTGACAACTGAGGCTAGCAGAAGAAACCACAAGAAGCAAAACGTGAAGCTTAACTTAGCcattatataatacaaattaTTGCACCTAGTTACTATATATAGAAAGTCaataggagagagagagggattgCAATTATGAAATAGTTAACGTGGTGTGTATGCGTGCATATGAGGAAAGAAGAGATCTCAGGAGGGTTTCTActtatagagattttttttggtaaaattactTATTGAGATTTATTTGAAGGGTTTCTAGTAGTGGTAGTGGGGATAGGTTGAACTAGCTTAGGGCTCGAGTGCTTATTGGAAGTGCAAGCGTGCGTTGTCACCGACgaattaagtttttattttattgacatAAAGAATAtgcaaaaccaaaccgaaatatgATTATGATACTACCGAACATGATTTTAGTTTTAGAAATTGTAGTAGACGTGTATGGTTTGGGTTAAACAGTGATTAAACAGAATAAACTGAAATTTGAATTCACTCAAAGCCTCAAATTTTCACTATTCCGATTGGGAAAACCTCAAAAACATTCAGGATTGTTGCTACTCAAA is a window from the Raphanus sativus cultivar WK10039 unplaced genomic scaffold, ASM80110v3 Scaffold2703, whole genome shotgun sequence genome containing:
- the LOC108835796 gene encoding CLAVATA3/ESR (CLE)-related protein 2-like; protein product: MAKLSFTFCFLWFLLLASVVTGTRPLEKTPVGVKVRELSTSNEATTPTVADGQATGGSGRQEKSLERLSPGGSDPQHH